In Myxococcales bacterium, the DNA window GACATCACGTCCGGGGCTTCGAGCGTGACAGTCACGGGATCTCGACCACCAGTGACTTCTTCGAAGGTCTCCGCAGCCGCATCCGCGCCGACAAGGCGTTGGTCCAGCTGCACCACACCAACGTGTTCGACGGCGGCGTGAACGTGGGGCTCGGCGCACCCTTCTTGATCTCCCATGCCCAGCGCAGCCCCGAGCTCGCTCGGCGCTACGCGTTCGATCAGAGTGTGTGGCCAATGCACTACCCCGGCCGGCCCGACACCACGGCGTCGGAGGTCCTGAAGTCGATCCTGGATGATCCACCGCGCATCGTCGGTTTCACGCTGCAAGCCTGGACCATCGAGCTGTTTTCCGAGGTCATGCGCGAGCTCAAGACCCGCGCGCCCGACATCATCACGGTCGTCGGCGGCCCCAGCGCCACCGACATCGGCGAAGACCTGCTCCGAGACGAGCCGGCGATCGATTTCGTGTTTCTCGGTCACGCCGAGCGGGCCTTCGGCGCCTGGCTCGAGGCGCTCGCCGACCCGACACCCCGCCTCGCGAGCGCTCGCTTCGGGGAGATCCCGCGCCTGGTCTACCGAGACGAAGCCGGCGCCGTGGTGGCCACCACCACCACGCCGTCCGTCCTCGAAGTGCTCGACGAAGTGGGAGCGCCGCTGCAAGACGGTCTGGTGCCGGAGGTCGCCTCGGTCGACGTGCTGAACGTCGAGTGGACCCGCGGCTGCCCCGTCGCTTGTTCGTTCTGCGCCTGGCCCATGGGTGAGCGCAAGCTGACGCGATTTTCTCGCGAGTACGTGGCGCGCGACGTCGAGTGGGCGCAGCAGAACGGGTTTCGCGAGATCTTGATCTGCGACGCGGCCATCAACTTTTCGACGCCGCACCTCACCCACCTGGTCGAGACCCTCGAGGAGGCCGATCCGGCGCGCCGGATCACCTGGAACGCCTTCCTCCAGTACTACTGCCTCGACGCCGAACAGTCGGCGCTGCTCGCGCGGCTGCCGTGGCGCCGGCTCATGCTGGGGCTCCAGACCGATGACGATCCGGGCCTCGCTGCGCTCAACCGCCCTCGCTTCGACCGCGCCGAGTTCGAGGCGGCGCTCGACTTCGTGCGACCCATCCAGCAGCCCATCGTCGATGTCATCACAGGGGTGCCCTTCGACACGGCCGACAAGATCAAGCATCGCATCGAGTACCTGCTCGGGCTCGGCGTTCGCATCACGACGTTTCCGCTGCTCGCGCTCCCCGGCACCCCCATCGCGAAGGCCAAAGCGCGCTACGGGCTGGAGATCGATGCCAAAGAGCTGTACGCGGTGCGCTCTCTCCCGGGTCTGACTGCGCGCGACTACCAGGTGGTCATCGACTGGATGGCAAGCCTGCGTAAGGGCGGGGCCGCCATCGAAATGGTGGGGTACGAGGCCTTCGGCCACGGCCGCTCGTGGAACCACGACGCGCGCGGACCGGCGCTCGCCACCGCGCCGAACACGGCCGAAGCGGCCCTCGAAGCCTGGGTCCGCGAGGTGCTCGAGCGCTTCTCTCGCGTGCCCGAGCAGCTGAAACGCCGGTTGGGCGTCTCCGGTTGGACGCCGTATACTGAGCTGTCTCGCGTACCGCACTCGGATTTGGTCGGGGTGCGCATGCGGTTTGGGCTCGGGACCGACAGCATGACCATCGACGCCTTCGACAAACGAGCCATGACGTCCCCCATCGGACGGGGTGCCCGGCTGGCGTTCGTGACCCCGGAAGACGACGGTCCGGAAGCCGTCCGCATCGTGTGTCAGATGCTGGCGCGCCTGGACCGCGCCCCTGCCGCCGCAGAGGTGAGCTCGTGAGCGCTGACTCCCCGACGACCATGCGGCACGAGACGCCGGAGTTCAGCATCGAGAAGGGCGCCAACGTCTTCATCCATCAGGCCTTTGCCTGTTGTCCTTACGCGGGCCTCATCACCTCGAAGATCCACGACTTCGTCGAGCTGAACGGGTACACGGTGGTCGACGAGCCGGAGAACGCCGCCGTCCAGGTGATCAACACCTGCGGCTACAACGACACGCGTTCGCAGCTCGCTTACGACGCGATTCAGACGGTCCGCGATCGCAACCCCGAGGCCGCCGTGGTCGTCACCGGCTGCCTGACCCGCATCGAACACCACAAGGTGAAGGACTCACTCCAGGGGGTCTCCCGGCACGCGATGCTGGGCCCAAAACACCTGGAAGATCTCGATCTGATCTTCGATCACACGCTGACCAGCTTCGAGTCGACGCCGACCGCGTTCCACAAGGACCGGTATTCCAGCGCGGACCCCCGAGACGGGCTGTTCCAGATCACCGTCAGCACCGGTTGCCTTGGCCGCTGTAGTTTTTGTGCAATTCGTCGCGCTACGGGCCGCCCAAAGAGCATGACGCTCGACGAGATCTTGGCGGAGGTCCGGCGCGGCCTAGCCGAGGGACACCGGGATTTCTTCCTCGCGTCCACAGATCTCTCGACCTGGGGGCACGACCACGGCCAGACCGTCGTCGATCTGCTGCGGGCGCTGGTCGAGCTGCCCGAGGACTTCTTCATCCACGGGGAGGCGTTCGAGCCGACCAACTTCTTCTCCCACATCGACGAGATCGAACCGCTCTTCCACAGTGGCAAGTTCGCGTGGCTGGTGTTCCCGGTTCAGTCCGGCTCCCAGCGCATCCTGGATGGAATGCGCCGTACCTACTCGATTGACGAGGTCATGCGGGGCATCGAGCGACTGAAGACCGCCGATCCGACCCTGGTGACCTGCACCGACATCATCTACGGCTTCGGTGACGAGAGCTGGGAAGAGTTCCTGCGGTCCGTCGAGGTCGGACGCAAGTTCGACTACGCCAAGTACAACAACTACGAGCCCCGCCCCGGAACGCCGCCGTTGGTGTTGTCCGCCGCCGACATGGTGCGGCGGCGCGAGTTCGTGATGGAGGAGCTCGGCCGTCAGGGGCTCGAGGTCGACATTCTGACCCGCAAGCGCAAGAGCCCCTACCTCGGCAAACGCGACCGGCACGTGTCCGACGAGCTCGGCGCCTGGCTCGACGAGTACGAACGGCGGTTCCGCAAGCTGATCGCACGCAAGGGTGGAATTCAACTCGCGGGGGGTTATGTCATCGACCACGCCGCGGCCGACAAGATCGAGCTCCGAAGTTTGGTGCTCAGCGCACGACGAACGGACGGCGCCGGTCTGCGCTTCGGTCTGGTTCCAGCCGGAACCGCGGCTCCGTTCCTGGCATCATCGCCGCGCTTCCAGCTGAGTGTGCTGCGCGACGACGAAGGGGCGGAGCTGACCTCCGACGAAACCTACGCAACCTCCGCACTCTCCGCCATGCTCGACTTGACGGCTAGCCAACCGGGCGCCGCCGCCGAGGCCGGGCCCGGCACGGAGGTCGCGGAGCTCGGCCTGCGCGCGTCAGGCAAAGACCTGTGGTCGTCCGCCCCGGACCGTGAGCGGGTGCGGCTCAGAGTGACATGACCGGCGAAAAGACCGCTTCATCCGAGGACGCACGCGCATGGCTGGAACGCGTGCTCAAGCTGTTTGCGCGTCATGCACCGCTGACCTCGTCGCGGCTGGAGGACGGCGCCGGTGAGATCATCGTCTGGCTCAACCTCGACGGCGTGGAGGTCTCGCTCGGTGTGAGGCCGCGCGACGCTGAAGCATCGTGGGCGCACACCCAGACCCTCTCGCTCTCGATCACGTCGAACACCGAACAGGAGCTGCCGCGCGAGACCGAGCACCACTTGATTGTGCTCAAGTCCTTGATGGATCGGGCCGATCCAGTCGAGCTCGCCTTCCCAGCAAAGAGCCACTTGCCAGTGAGATTCCGTGGTCGTGAGACTGACGCAGCGGCCGGTGAGCATCAGCGCTCGGCAGGTGAGCTCAGATTTGCGGCCTACGTGGCCTGGCGTGCGTTGACGTCGGAGGACCTGTACCCCCACGTGCGTCCGCTCGGCGATCTGGTCTCGGAGCGGGACGTGCTCGACGGCTGGGAGCGAACCCTCGGCCGAGTCCGCGACGGCTCGGCGCCGAGCAAGGTGGGGCTCTACGTGCACATCCCTTTCTGCGCCGTGGCGTGTACGTTTTGTTACTGCGGCAAGACCGATCGCTTCGACCGCGCCGGATTCGACGCCTACGTGGACGGGCTCTCCGACGACATGCGGCGCTTCGCTCCGGTCTTCTCGGGCACCGAGCTGACCAGCATCTACTTCGGTGGGGGCACACCCTCCCTCTTGCCGGCGACTGCGCTGGAGAACCTGCTCGGCACGTTGCGGAGCTCGTTTGCCATCGCCGAGGGCACGCAGATCATCTTCGAGGGCAACCCGGACTCGCTGTCGGAGAAGAAGATCGAGGTCCTGGCCAAGATCGGGGGTGTCACCCGCTTGACCGTTGGCGTGCAGACCTTGGACGCCGAGGCGCAGCGACGCGCTCGTCGTTTCAACAAACCCGAGCAGGTGGCGGCGGCGGTCGAGGCCGCCAAACGCTTCGGCATCAACCACGTCAACGTGGACCTGATGGCCGGGCTCGACGGCCAGTCGGTCCAGTCGTTCAAGGACGACATGGAGTTCATCCTCGGCCTCGCGCCGGATTCGATCCACATCAACGCGTTCCGACCGCAGCCCTGGACCAAGTACTCGCTCAGCGGACAGAGCATGAGCGACGAGCAAGTGCGCCTGCGGGACGAGATGCTCGCCTGGGGCACCGACCGCCTCCAGGGCGGCGGCTACTCCCACATGGATCAGGGCCAGGGCAAGACCCAGGACGCAGCCAACATTCAGGACTACGACCTGCGAAAACTGAATGGGTCGCTGCTCGGCCTCGGCAACCCAGCGCGCTCCCACTCGTTCGGGGCCCACTACTACGAACCCGACGTGCCGAACGGCGACATCGACGCAGCGCTGCTGGCCGACCGCGAGAAGCGCCGGCGCATGCGCGCCGTGCCGGTGGACGACTCGGGAGAGCGCCACCGGTTCCTCGTGCACAACCTCCACACCGGTTTTTCGTTGTCCGAGTTTCGAACCCTCTGGGGTGTCGATCCCTGGGACGTCTCACCGCATGGCTGGGACAAACTCGGGCGACTCGGCGTCGTGAACGTGAACGGCGACCGCATCGAGAGCGACTGCGGGGATCACGCCGACATGCTGATCTACCGGGTGTTTTTGTACAGCCCGGAGGTCGCGGAGCGGGTGAAACGCGTGTGGGGCCCCGAGTTCGACACGAGCAAGGACTACGCGGCACTGCTCAGGCGAATGTGTGAGCGGCAGGCGGATGCGTCGCCCGGCGCGGGCTGACGCCGTCAGTCGCGGGCGCGCATGAAGCGCACGAAGCTCATCAACACCGAGCCGACCGAGCGGTTGTTGTCCGCCATGCCCTCGCGGTACCAGTGGGCGAGCAGGTGCTCCATCGGAAAACCGTCGTGAACGTAGCGGCGGAACGAGGCGCCGTCGTCCAGGTGCCCGAGCCGGAACTGCTCCCGGTACTTGGGGATGTACAGAAACGCCGAGGTCCCGAAGATCGAACCGTCCCAATCCACGCTGACCTCCAGGTTGCCTCGAACGGTCAAGAGCGTCTCGCCGAGGTTCACGAGCTCGACGGGATCGCCGGACGCACGGTGTTTGTCGAGCTCCTTTCCGATTGCCATCAGGCCCTCGGCGAAGGTGACGAGGGCTGGTTCCTCCCAGCGTGTGCCGAGCGCGTAGTTGAGCTGCAGCTTGCGGTACCCGAGCCCGACGATGTGGCGGAAGTTCTCCGCCATGCGCTCGGCGTTTCTCGGATGCACGACCTGGATCACCTCGTGCTCCACACCCGAAGCCAAGATCATCGCCACCTTGCCACCCGGAGACTCGGGGTACGAGTCGCCGCCCGCGTGTTTGAGCCGAAATGCGTTCTGTGTCTCCGGCGCGCCGTCCAGTGAGAGCTGAAAGCGCACGGGAAACCTCGACAAGAAGGCCAGGCGCTCGGGATTCAGGCCGAAACCGTCCGTCGTGATCATGAACGAGATGCGCCGGCCTTCTTCGTTCGCACGAGCAGTTCCCCACTCCACCGCATGCCGAACGAGCTCCCACTCACTCATGGGCTCGCCGCCGAAGAAGTGCACCTCGGCCTCTTCCGAGCCGCCAGACAGCAAGAGGTCAATGGCCCGTTCGACGGTCCGTATGGGCATCACACGCCCGTCTTGTTTCGGGATCGTGCAGTACTTGCAGCGGAGCTCACATTGCCAGGTCGGGATCAAAGTCAGGCGCGGGCGGCGGTCCATCGACGCACGACGGAAGGCGCGGATCCAGCGACTGGCGCTGCCAAGGCGCTCCTCGGCGCGACCGACAGCGCGGCCCTCGGCGGCGGTGTCCCCTGAGCGCCGCGCGCGCTCGAGCGCATCGAAGAACACCACCCGCTCGCCGTCATCCACCCGACGTCGCAGCGTCTCGTCGTCCCGCCACACATCGGAGAGGCGCGCGAGCACGTCGACGTCGAGCGGATCGAGCCGTTCGGCCACGCGCACCAGCTCCGGGCTTGCGTCCTCTGGTAGGCGGAGCTGCACCTGCTCTTCAGTCGGTCCGCGGACCCATCCTGAGAGCACCGCACGCACCGCGCTCACCAGGAGGGCTGCGTCGGCCGCGCCGGTGAAATCCACGGCTCGAAGCCAGAGGGGCCCTCGCGCAATGTGCTCGGTCAGGGCATCGACGCGGCGCCGGTCGCGGAAGAAGCCGGCTCCCGAGAGCGCAATGGCGCGGCCCTTGGTTGGCAGCTCCGCGCGCGCAGCCCAATCAGCGAGCGCACGGCTGAGCTCGACCGGTGAGAGCTCGCCCCAGACGATGATGCCGGGGCGTTTCAAGAGACCCGGTCGGCGCTCGAGGATGAACAGCCCGTTTTGCAGGATTTCCTGGCTCAGATCCGCGTAGTCGTCGATCTCGACGAGCTCACGACCGAGCGCGAGGCCGCGCGCATGAACCTGCGGGCCCAGTGGAGAGTCCGGATGGACCAAGGCTTCGGTGGCACCAGCGATTGCTCCTTCGAGCTCGGCCAGAGCCCAGCCGCCGGAGCGGAATGCCTGGAGGGCAATGTCGTGATCGAACACCACGACCTCGAGCTCCGAAGCCCCGCGCCTGCCTCGAGTGGTGAGACTCGCGCGGCACGGCGCACGATCGCCGGCGCTCGGAGGGACGAGGGGCTCGAAGGCGACGACCCGAGCCATGCGATAGAAACTACCACAGAGTGTCGCACGTGGCGCGCCGGCGCGGCGCCCCAGAAGCGGCTCACGCTCGGGCCGCGACGCGTGATAAGTTCCCCCCTCGGAGGTGGTCATGTCAATTGCGAAGATCTGCGCGGCGTCCTCAGTTCTGGCGGTTCTTGGCCTGGTTTCCTGCTCCAGCGACGACGGCGGCTCGAAGAGCAGTGGCACCGGCGGTAGCGCTGGTAGCGGTTCAGCTTCCAGTGGAGGGGCCTCGACCGGCGGCGCCTCGACCGGCGGCGCTTCCACCGGCGGCGCATCGGGCGGGGGCAATGGCGGCACGGGCGGCGACATCCCCTTCGACGGCGGCGATGACGCGCCGAAATGCGCGACGAGCACCTCTGGGAGCGGTGACAGCGTGGACAAAACGGCGATCTGTCAGAAGGTCGTCGCAGCAGGCTGTCCCAACGTCACCCAAACGGATTGTGAGGGCGTCTTCGGAGGCTTTCCGACCAGCTGCGCGGGCGCGTGGAATGCGTTCATCGACTGCGCCGGCGCAACCCCCGATTGGGTGTGTGAAGCCGGCGAGCCGTTGCCGAAGACGTGCCTCGAGATCTGGAGCGCGTGCATGAAGCCGTGTTTGCCCACGAACTGACGGGGTTCGTGGCCGATCAGTCGCGCGCGCGCCTCAGCCAGGCCCCGCACCCCGGGAAGGTTTTCTGCCGAGCTCCCGTGAAAGCGCCAGGATCATCAGATCGACGCGCGCGCCGAAGTTGATGTTGTGCAGGATGATCTCCCGCTCGACGCTGCCCTCTGGATAGGTCGAGACCATCGTGTCGTAGATGGTGCGCAGATCCCAGCGTAACGGGTCGAACGCTTCGAGCTCGTTCACGTGGCCCCGCTGGTAAGTGTCCTTCAAGCGAGCGAATGCCCGCTCGAGGAAGATCGCTCCGTCGTGGAGAACACTGCCGTCGACGTCCACGATCAGGTCGTCACTCAGCATCACCGGCTCGCAGTCGCTCCGCCAGTTGAAGAGCACCACCCCGCGGGCATCACGATGATGACTCGTGAGCAGTTCTCGGAGGCCGGAGAGATACGCCAGGCTCTGCGCCTCGGACCACTGCATGCCGACGGCGTAGTTGAGCTGTAGGCGTGAGATACCTCGCTCCACGGCCCACTCGAAGCGCGCGACCACATCGTCGGCGGCAGCGGGAGGCAACACCGCGTTCATGAACCAGTTGAGCTTGCTGGGTTGGAGCAAATCGATGCCGCGATCGATCGCGCGGTAGGCTTCGTCGTCCGTGAGCAGGTGGGCATTGCGAAAGCGCCGGTGCGCGCTCGCGTCCCCGTCCAGGCTGAAGAGCACCACCACCGGCCATCGCTCGAGCGCCCGCACGCGCGCTGCATCCAGCCCCAGGCCGTTGGTCGTCAGGATCAGCTCCAGGCGTCGTGTTCCGAGGCCCGGGTGGCCGAAGGCGTAGTCGAGCAGGGTCTCGAGCGAGTCCCAGGAGCGGGTCGGCTCGCCTCCGAAGAGCTGGAGCTCGAGCCGCGAGCGCTGGCTGCTCATCAAGAGATCGACGGCACGTTTGGCCGTCGCGAGCGGCATGGTCGGCGCGGTCTCGGATTTTTCGACGAAACAATAACCGCAGCGCAGCTCGCAGGAGCGCGTGAGCATCAGCATCAGGCGCTCCGTGTCGGCCCGCGCGCCCAAATTCACCGTCCCGCGCTCCAGGATCTCCTGCAGCCGCTCGTGGGCCTCTGCCCGGGTCGGGATCACGAGCGGTACTCCAGCACGCCGGCGTCGACGCCCGCGCGTTCGTACGTGCCACGCTCGTCGGACTGCGAAGGCAGGAGCGACAGCGCCCGCTGCGCCTTCTCGATGTCCGCGCGGCTACAGTGCGTGAGCCGGATCATGGGTTCGTCGGCACCAAACGGGTGGTCGATGTATTCGTCGATCAGGAGCCCGTGCTGCTCCACCAGCGAGAACAGCCGTGTGCCGCGCTCCGGCGTGTAGTACTTCCACGACAGGACGGTCGGACCAACCCGCTGCGCGAGCCGCACCGTCTCGGCCAGCATCTTCGGTGTCTCGAACGGCAACCCGAGCATGAAGGAAGCAAAACACGTGATGCCGGCGTTGCGCAGCAACTCGAGGGCAGCCACGGCCTGTGCGTTGGTGAAACGTTTGTCCAGGAACTTCGCGCGGTACGCCTCGTCGCCGGTCTCGAGCCCGATCACCAGGTAGTCACACCCGCCGGCAGCAAGCTGATCGACGACGGACGGGGTGAGCTGCTCGATGCGCGCGTGCGCCGCCAGGGGCAGCCCAATGCGCGCGCGGTACGCCGGCAAGAACTCCGCGAGCCACTCCTTTTTTGGCGGCAAGATCTCGTCCCAGGCGGCGAACCCGTTGGGCACCGGCCCGGCACGTTTCACCGCTTCGAGCTCCGTGAGCACACGCTCCACGCTGCGCATGCGCATGGCGCCCTTGCTGGGCTGCTGATTCGCGCGGCGGTAACCATCCACGCCACAGAAGGTGCAGGTGTAGGGGCAGAAGCCGCGGGCGAACGCCACCCCTACCGCGACCTCGTACCGGTTGCCCTCGTTCTCCACGGCGCCGAACAGCCGCCGATTCCAGTCGGGCAGCGCGTCGACCTCCGGTGCCCACCAGCGCTCGAGGGAGTCCAGCTTCGCGCGCCGCAAGATCCCCGGGTTGTGCCGCGAGGCATCCTCCAACCAAAGGCGCAGCGGCTCTTCCCCCTCACCGACACCCACGGCATCGACGTCGAGCTCCGCCAGCGTCTCGTGGGGATACATCGTCGGATGCGCGCCACCCGCGATCACCCGCGCCCGCGGCAAGACACGGCGTGCGCTCGCGGCCACCCGCTGCGCCAGCGTCAAGCGACAGGTCATGAAGGAAAGCGCGACCGCCTCCGCGCCGGTCTGACTGAGCGCGTCATCAATTTCTGCATCCGTCGCGCGCTCGGGAACCGTGAGCAACCCGGTTTGATGCCCATGCTGTTCGAGCCACGCCGACAGCGCAGCAATCGAGCTGTTGAAGCGCACCCCAGGGAGCGCCGTGTGAACGAAGACAACGCGCATGGCGAGGGCAGTCGCAGCAAGCGTAGTGCATTTTGCGGGCGGCGGGCGCACTGCCGCCGCGCCGGCCTCCCAACCCCACGCGGACGCATCGAATGGCAGTCGGCATGCACTCCGGGTCGGAGCTGTTTCATCCGCCAGAGAGTCGCTCTACTCTGCGATGCGTGGCTGGCACGATTCACGAGGATCCCAGCGTGCTCGGTTTCCTCGGCGCGCCGCTCTCGGAGCAGCTGAAACGACTCGCCGAGTGGCAGCTGCCGCCGGCCGGACTCCTGCTCCTGATGAACGCCTGCGAGAGCCGCTGTTTCTTCTGCGCCAACACCGGGGTGACGAACCCGCCACCGGAGAGCATCACGCGCTTCGAGCGAGTCGCCGCCTGGCTCGAGGCGAACCGCGCACTTTCCGTGCGTCGGCTCTGCATCGTCGGCACCGAGCCGGCGCGCCACGCGAGCTTCGATCCAACCTTGGCGCTCGCCCGAGCCGTCGGCTTCAGCGAGATCGAAGTGATGACCTCGGGTCTACGCCTGGCGGAGCCGGGCGTGGTCGCACAGTGGGCGGCTCACGGCGTCACGACCGTGGCGGCTCCGCTCTATTCACCCGAAGCCGCGCTGCACGACGGCGTGGTCGGGCGCGCGGCGTTCGAGCAGACCCTCCGCGGGCTGGACGCGGCGCATCGCGCCGGCATGGCCGTACGCATCCACACACTCGCGCTCGTGCGAACCTTGGCCTCTCTGGCAGGCCTCGCGCGCCTCGTTCGCGAACGGTACGGCACGCAGCTTTCAATCGCACCCGTGCGACCGAAGGAGACCCTCTTCGACTACGCGACCGAGTCGCCGAGCTACGAGGCCCTCGATGCCGCACTCGGGCGAAGCCGCGACGTCGCGTTGGTCGGATTCCCTCGCTGTGTCGCGCGGGACCTCCCGCGGGACGCCGCGCTCTGCATCACCCTCTACTTTCGCGGCCAGGCCACGGCGTTCCCACCGGCATGCGAGCCGTGCCTCGACCGCGGCGAGTGCCCCGGCGTCGTGGTCGCGGCTCTGAGCCGCGCGCGCGTCGAGCCGCGGACGGCAGCCGATGCCAAGGGCTGAGCAAGCGACGAGCTCACCCTGCCTCCGCTCCCGGGTCGCTCGGCGGGCCGCGTCCGTGACAGACTGCGGCGCATGCCGCTCGCCGCGCTCGAGATCCCGCACGCCGACATGCAGGCGATGACCGAGGCAGTCGTCGCCCGCTGCCTGCACCACATCGCGACCCTGTCCACTCAACCCATCTCCGGTGACGTGCACGCCGAGGACCTGTGCCGCCGGCTGCGTGAGTCCGCACCGGAGCACGGTACCGACCTCGCACCGCTGCTCGACCTCTATTTCGACGAGTGCCTGCCCCGCACGTTCAACACCCCCGCACCTGGCTACCTCGCGTACATCCCCGGTGGCGGTCTCTACAGCGCGGCGCTGGCCGACTACATCGCCAACACGACCAACCGTTACACCGGCGTCTGGATGGCCGCCCCCGCACTCGTGCAGCTCGAGGCCAACGCGCTCGACTGGCTCCGAGACTGGATGGGGTTTCCGGCGAGCACCCGTGGGCTGTTCACCACGGGCGGCTCAATGGCCACGTTCAACGCGATCGTGTGCGCGCGCGAACGGCACCTCGGCCCGGAGCTCCGACGCGGCGTGCTCTACACGTCCGACCAGGCGCACCACTCGGTGGTGAAGGCAGCCAAGCTCGCGGGCATCATGCCGGACCGCGTGCATGCCATCGCCTGTGACGCGAAGTTCCGACTTCCCGTGGACGCGCTCGCCGAGGCGATCGCGCAGGATCGCCGCGCCGGACTCGAGCCCTTCGCGGTGGTGTCGAGCGCGGGCACGACCAACACGGGTGCGGTGGATCCACTCGACGCCATCGCCGACCTCGCGGCGGCCGAGGGCCTCTGGCACCACGTCGACGGCGCCTACGGCGCGTTCTTCCATTTGTGCGACGAGCTTCGCGGAACCTTGCGAGGACTCTCTCGCGCCGACTCACTCACCCTCGACCCGCACAAGGGCATGTTCTTGCCGTATGGCACCGGCGCCCTGCTCGTGAGGGACGGCAGCGCGCTCAGGGCTGCCCACGAGGCAACCGCCGACTATCTTCCGGCCGCACCGCACCCCGACGACTTTTACGATCCGAGCCAGCACGGGCCCGAGCTGTCGCGAGCATTCCCGGGCTTGCGCGTCTGGCTGTCCGTGAAACTCTTCGGCGCGCGCCTCTTCCGCGAGGCCATCGCGGAGAAACGCGCTCTCGCGCTCGAGGCCGCGCGCCAGATCGCCGAGCTGCCGGGCGTCGTCATCGACGCGCCGCCCGAGCTCTCTCTGTTCGCGTTTCACCTGTCGTGGCCTGGAGCATCGGCTCAGGAGGAGGACGCGGCGACTCGCTCGCTGATGCAGCGCACCACAGCCCGGGGGCGGGTCATGGTGACCGGCGCGGTGGTCGGAGGTCGCTACGTTGGCCGAGTCTGCGTGCTCAGCTTCCGCACCCATCGGGAACAGATCCAGATGCTGATCGATGACCTGCGCGCAGCGATCGGTGAGCTGTTGCCGACCCAACCGAGGCCTGCCTTGCCATCCCGCGCCTGAGCTTCAACCCCGCAGGCTGACGAAACCAATCGTGAGCTCGAGCCCGGTCGGCGTGATTTCGATG includes these proteins:
- a CDS encoding radical SAM protein, with amino-acid sequence MTGEKTASSEDARAWLERVLKLFARHAPLTSSRLEDGAGEIIVWLNLDGVEVSLGVRPRDAEASWAHTQTLSLSITSNTEQELPRETEHHLIVLKSLMDRADPVELAFPAKSHLPVRFRGRETDAAAGEHQRSAGELRFAAYVAWRALTSEDLYPHVRPLGDLVSERDVLDGWERTLGRVRDGSAPSKVGLYVHIPFCAVACTFCYCGKTDRFDRAGFDAYVDGLSDDMRRFAPVFSGTELTSIYFGGGTPSLLPATALENLLGTLRSSFAIAEGTQIIFEGNPDSLSEKKIEVLAKIGGVTRLTVGVQTLDAEAQRRARRFNKPEQVAAAVEAAKRFGINHVNVDLMAGLDGQSVQSFKDDMEFILGLAPDSIHINAFRPQPWTKYSLSGQSMSDEQVRLRDEMLAWGTDRLQGGGYSHMDQGQGKTQDAANIQDYDLRKLNGSLLGLGNPARSHSFGAHYYEPDVPNGDIDAALLADREKRRRMRAVPVDDSGERHRFLVHNLHTGFSLSEFRTLWGVDPWDVSPHGWDKLGRLGVVNVNGDRIESDCGDHADMLIYRVFLYSPEVAERVKRVWGPEFDTSKDYAALLRRMCERQADASPGAG
- a CDS encoding radical SAM protein; translation: MARVVAFEPLVPPSAGDRAPCRASLTTRGRRGASELEVVVFDHDIALQAFRSGGWALAELEGAIAGATEALVHPDSPLGPQVHARGLALGRELVEIDDYADLSQEILQNGLFILERRPGLLKRPGIIVWGELSPVELSRALADWAARAELPTKGRAIALSGAGFFRDRRRVDALTEHIARGPLWLRAVDFTGAADAALLVSAVRAVLSGWVRGPTEEQVQLRLPEDASPELVRVAERLDPLDVDVLARLSDVWRDDETLRRRVDDGERVVFFDALERARRSGDTAAEGRAVGRAEERLGSASRWIRAFRRASMDRRPRLTLIPTWQCELRCKYCTIPKQDGRVMPIRTVERAIDLLLSGGSEEAEVHFFGGEPMSEWELVRHAVEWGTARANEEGRRISFMITTDGFGLNPERLAFLSRFPVRFQLSLDGAPETQNAFRLKHAGGDSYPESPGGKVAMILASGVEHEVIQVVHPRNAERMAENFRHIVGLGYRKLQLNYALGTRWEEPALVTFAEGLMAIGKELDKHRASGDPVELVNLGETLLTVRGNLEVSVDWDGSIFGTSAFLYIPKYREQFRLGHLDDGASFRRYVHDGFPMEHLLAHWYREGMADNNRSVGSVLMSFVRFMRARD
- a CDS encoding radical SAM protein, translating into MSADSPTTMRHETPEFSIEKGANVFIHQAFACCPYAGLITSKIHDFVELNGYTVVDEPENAAVQVINTCGYNDTRSQLAYDAIQTVRDRNPEAAVVVTGCLTRIEHHKVKDSLQGVSRHAMLGPKHLEDLDLIFDHTLTSFESTPTAFHKDRYSSADPRDGLFQITVSTGCLGRCSFCAIRRATGRPKSMTLDEILAEVRRGLAEGHRDFFLASTDLSTWGHDHGQTVVDLLRALVELPEDFFIHGEAFEPTNFFSHIDEIEPLFHSGKFAWLVFPVQSGSQRILDGMRRTYSIDEVMRGIERLKTADPTLVTCTDIIYGFGDESWEEFLRSVEVGRKFDYAKYNNYEPRPGTPPLVLSAADMVRRREFVMEELGRQGLEVDILTRKRKSPYLGKRDRHVSDELGAWLDEYERRFRKLIARKGGIQLAGGYVIDHAAADKIELRSLVLSARRTDGAGLRFGLVPAGTAAPFLASSPRFQLSVLRDDEGAELTSDETYATSALSAMLDLTASQPGAAAEAGPGTEVAELGLRASGKDLWSSAPDRERVRLRVT
- a CDS encoding cobalamin-dependent protein (Presence of a B(12) (cobalamin)-binding domain implies dependence on cobalamin itself, in one of its several forms, or in some unusual lineages, dependence on a cobalamin-like analog.), translated to MSSGSRRVQLHHMNMWDDGMRYGLGVPFLISYAKTFPELSESWEFEAVDWEGGGPVSASGLVSSRTPKAEEVAARVLADQPDLVGFTVVAWSEKVFLDAIQIIKEERPEIRVVVGGPMATDCGTELVRDLPVDFLVRGYGELAFVELLRALGAGDPSRALGTAGLYVNRPAGWEGTASDGASAAILDQVPSVFRAGLVDVSRARKVHVEWSRGCPIGCTYCSWGKGNLKLNLAGHDRMVDDIHWAKERGFHELVLNCSAINFTTDKLGRYVDAIVAGDPQQELELTAFLMYETLKPEQVELLRRVRFKSLCMGLQTDEALGREVVGRPPFDRERFEWAVGEIASFSRPGISIISGVPGDTYAKFASRLDYLLDTLDGDITVFPLQCSPGTQMWNDRKKLGIEPDTRRQYWVYETPALSASEHLRCLELAARRLSETRHHVRGFERDSHGISTTSDFFEGLRSRIRADKALVQLHHTNVFDGGVNVGLGAPFLISHAQRSPELARRYAFDQSVWPMHYPGRPDTTASEVLKSILDDPPRIVGFTLQAWTIELFSEVMRELKTRAPDIITVVGGPSATDIGEDLLRDEPAIDFVFLGHAERAFGAWLEALADPTPRLASARFGEIPRLVYRDEAGAVVATTTTPSVLEVLDEVGAPLQDGLVPEVASVDVLNVEWTRGCPVACSFCAWPMGERKLTRFSREYVARDVEWAQQNGFREILICDAAINFSTPHLTHLVETLEEADPARRITWNAFLQYYCLDAEQSALLARLPWRRLMLGLQTDDDPGLAALNRPRFDRAEFEAALDFVRPIQQPIVDVITGVPFDTADKIKHRIEYLLGLGVRITTFPLLALPGTPIAKAKARYGLEIDAKELYAVRSLPGLTARDYQVVIDWMASLRKGGAAIEMVGYEAFGHGRSWNHDARGPALATAPNTAEAALEAWVREVLERFSRVPEQLKRRLGVSGWTPYTELSRVPHSDLVGVRMRFGLGTDSMTIDAFDKRAMTSPIGRGARLAFVTPEDDGPEAVRIVCQMLARLDRAPAAAEVSS